In the Calonectris borealis chromosome 11, bCalBor7.hap1.2, whole genome shotgun sequence genome, one interval contains:
- the TPM1 gene encoding LOW QUALITY PROTEIN: tropomyosin alpha-1 chain (The sequence of the model RefSeq protein was modified relative to this genomic sequence to represent the inferred CDS: inserted 1 base in 1 codon) encodes MDAIKKKMQMLKLDKENALDRAEQAEADKKAAEERSKQLEDDIVQLEKQLHVTEDARDQVLEELHKSEDSLLSAEENAAKVSCPCRKQRESNCLSFXSLSVRLSFSVSSALALLLLHDHVACYTFSCPPSPLHHFPPVSQLEDELVALQKKLKGTEDELDKYSESLKDAQEKLELADKKATDAESEVASLNRRIQLVEEELDRAQERLATALQKLEEAEKAADESERGMKVIENRAQKDEEKMEIQEIQLKEAKHIAEEADRKYEEVARKLVIIESDLERAEERAELSESKCAELEEELKTVTNNLKSLEAQAEKYSQKEDKYEEEIKVLTDKLKEAETRAEFAERSVTKLEKSIDDLEEKVAHAKEENLSMHQMLDQTLLELNNM; translated from the exons GGACAGAGCCGAGCAAGCCGAAGCGGACAAGAAGGCAGCGGAGGAGAGAAGCAAGCAG TTAGAGGATGACATTGTGCAATTGGAAAAGCAATTGCATGTGACGGAGGATGCAAGGGACCAAGTGCTGGAAGAGCTACACAAGTCTGAGGATAGCCTCCTCTCCGCAGAGGAGAATGCTGCCAAGGTATCGTGCCCTTGCCGCAAGCAAAGAGAATCTAActgtctctcct tctctctctctgtccgtctgtccttttctgtctcttctgcacTCGCACTTCTCCTTTTGCACGATCACGTTGCCTGCTACACCTtttcctgcccaccctcccctcTCCACCACTTTCCACCCGTATCACAGCTGGAGGACGAGCTGGTGGCTCTACAAAAGAAGCTGAAGGGCACTGAGGATGAGCTGGACAAATACTCCGAGTCCCTTAAAGATGCACAGGAAAAGTTGGAACTGGCTGACAAAAAGGCCACAGAT GCTGAGAGCGAAGTAGCTTCTCTGAACAGACGCATCCAGCTGGTTGAGGAAGAGTTGGATCGGGCTCAGGAGCGCTTGGCTACTGCCCTGCAAAAGCTGGAGGAGGCCGAGAAGGCTGCAGATGAGAGTGAAAG AGGAATGAAGGTCATTGAAAATAGAGCCCAGAAGGATGAGGAGAAGATGGAAATCCAAGAGATCCAGCTTAAAGAAGCTAAGCACATTGCTGAAGAGGCTGACCGCAAGTATGAAGAG GTGGCTCGTAAGCTTGTGATCATTGAGAGTGACCTGGAGCGGGCTGAGGAACGCGCTGAACTATCAGAAAG CAAATGTGCTGAGCTTGAAGAGGAGTTGAAAACTGTGACCAACAACCTGAAGTCGCTGGAGGCTCAGGCTGAGAAG TACTCGCAGAAAGAAGACAAATATGAAGAGGAGATTAAAGTCCTGACTGACAAACTGAAGGAG GCTGAGACCCGTGCTGAATTTGCTGAGAGGTCAGTAACCAAGCTGGAGAAGAGCATTGATGACCTAGAAG AGAAAGTGGCGCatgccaaagaagaaaaccttaGTATGCATCAGATGCTGGATCAAACTTTACTGGAGTTAAACAACATGTGA